TAAGCATCGAGAAGAGAGATTGAAAAGAGAAAGACAGCAAGTGCGCAAATGAAGTTGATGCGTGCTTTGACCATACAGAGACAACTACTAGTACttcttttaacatttttttttttttttttggtttggtttggggGTCTCCGAATCGAACGCAAAAACTAGAGGAAGGGAATGCTTCTGAATTGTTCTCATTGACTAGTGTTCTTTTATATGGATGGCATTGCATTTGGTAACGAATTAACCGTCTCATAAATTGTTGTCTTCTCtatttggcttcattttttttcacctATCAGCTTCTGCGCCGGCCTTGGCTGGTGAATGCTGGCCTAACCCCAGCCATTGCCAGCCCTTCCCAATTACTCGATAGCCTCCTGGctccttttctcttctcttctccgTTCATTGTTAGCGCATGCACCTTTAATCTTTTTGACGCTTTAGGAatataaaattcaaaacaatcTCAACCTGAGACACACAGATGAGAAGCAAAGGAATGAAAATAACATGGAATGTAGTGGTGGCTTACCTTGTCCTCATCCTTTTTTATCATGGTCTGGTGATATGTGAGGCTCAAGATGGTCTTGGCCTCGGCCTCGGGGGTGACAGTAGTGGCGATGGCGATGGCGATGGTGTTGCAGCACCACCGCCACCAGGACTGGATTCCTGCAATGGTGTCTATCTCTCATATTCTTTTGACGGACGAGAGAAGATATATCCACACGTGAAAAATGCATCAGCGCAGGCATATTCATTCACGAGTATTTTAAGTTTGATTAATACAGGATCCGTTGAGCTCAAAGCATGGCAGGTTAAGGTTGGTTTTCAGTATAATGAGCTATTGGTTTCGACTGATGGGGGAGTTCTCGTTGGCGAGTCCGAGATGCCTGTTTCAGTGGGAAAAAATGGCACGATTTTTGCAGGGTATCCAATGACAGATCTAAAGACAGCCATTGAGACTGCTGGGGATACGACTCAGATTCAGGTTCAGGTGCAAATCAAGGGAACAATGTTTGGGTTGAAGAAGGGTACTCCTATGCCCAAGAACATTAAATTGTTAAATGATGGCTATAAGTGTCCTCCTGCAAAACGCCAAGGTATGTCTTATGATTCATACTATTTCGTTAAAACTTGCCATCTCACATGAATTTTCATAAGATCCATCGGACTAAATTTGCTACTTCTTATATGATGAATCATTGCTGTATGACCAAAATGTGCTAAGAAGAAATTGGCTAAACACTACATTACTTAAATTGGTTGATTTGGAACGTTATGTTTGGGATCAAGTTCGAAGCCAATCATGCAAAATCTATCTGTTGATTTCATAAAAAAATGGAGTATTCCATAGTCTAGGACATGCAAATATATTTTTGGCCTGTGCAAAAGGTTAACGTGTATATTGTGTTTCTGTAGAAATCCTTTGAAACTGATTTAAGGGAGAATTATTGAAGCTTTAAGAATCATGATaatctgaaaatttttcaacaacACAGTTCCTTACCTTAAGCGCGCGCGCGCACAcaatttttgtacaaaaattgACACTTTCGCCAAAATAATTACTGATATATATCCTGTGAAAAATATTGATAGTAAACcgacctttttttcctttttttttttggtgtcatGAGGAGGGCACAGAAAAGTACCCTCAGGAAAATTACCTGTTGGTATATATCATTTGCAGGAAGTTACATGAGTGTATGTTGCATGAGGGATCCGAAATTCAAAGTAAAGATTATCAAAACCAGATTTTCGCCTCGCCAATACGGTGACCTTAATATGGTATACGATGTTCTTCAAGCCTATCAAAACAAGTACTTCGCACAAGTCACTATCGACAACAACAGTCCGCTTGGTCGTCTGGATCACTGGAACTTGACTTGGAATTGGATGAAAAATGAGTTCATATACTCGATGAAGGGAGCTTACACGCACAAGAGGGACCCTTATGATTGTATTTATGGCCCCCAAGGACAATATTATCAGGATTTCGACTTCAGCACTGTCATGAGCTGCAGTAGTAGGCCGATCATTTCTGATTTACCTCGTGAGAAGAAGGATGATGATAAGGTTGGTAAGTTGCCATATTGCTGCAAAAATGGGACTCTTTTGCCATCGGTTATGAATGAGACTGAGTCAAGAGCCATTTTCCAACTTGAGGTCTTCAAGCTTCCACCTGATATTCAGAACAAAACTTCAATCACCCCACCCCAGAATTGGAATATCACTGGTGTTCTAAATCCAACTTACAAATGTGGCCCCCCAGTCAGGGTAGATCCCTCAGAATTCCCAGACCCTAGTGGACTTGATTCAACGACAGCAGCAATTGCAAGTTGGCAAGTAACTTGCAATATTACTCGCCCCAAGACTAAGGCAGCTAAGTGCTGTGTTTCTTACTCTGCTTACTATGCTGACTCCGTTATTCCATGCAACACCTGCGCTTGTGGATGTGGAGAAACATCTCGCTGTGATGCAAATGCGCAGGCGTTGACTCTCCCTCCTGAAGCCTTACTTGTACCTTTCACTAACCGAACAGCCACGGCAAAAGCTTGGGCTCATTTAAAGAAGCACAAGTTGCCGTTAAAATTGCCTTGTCCAGATAATTGTGGCGTGAGCATAAACTGGCATATTGATTCAGATTACAACACTGGGTTTGCGGCAAGAATGACCCTCTTCAATTGGGGGGAAAATATCTTCGCAAATTGGTTCGCGGCCATCCAAATGAAGAAAGCTTACCCTGGTTACGAAAAGGTTTATTCCTTCAATGGCACGAAACTACCTGACCTCAATGACATCATATTCATGCAGGGCTTACCTGGATTGAACTACTTAGTGGGAGAGGTGAATGGAACTCACCCGACTAGCCCAAGAGTACCCGGAAAACAGCAATCAGTGATTTCATTCTCCAAGAAACACACACCTCACCTTAATATAGCTGCTGGTGATGGATTCCCTACAAAAGTAATATTCAATGGTGAAGAATGTGCTCTTCCGACAAGATTACCGCAAAGATCAGATGGAAAGCGTAGATCTACACTAAGCTTTTTGCCAGCCATTTTCATTGCGATCATAACATTCCTGCTATTGGCTGATCTCTGATCGCTCATGCTGAAGCAACTATACAGTTTCCCTAGCAATGTTGCTCCAATACAGTAGAGGGGTATTATATATTCTGTAACTAGCTCGTTTGTTAATTAGCTAGCTTGTGTTTGTTATTACTGATCTAGTActgttctcttttttctttttttgtcagTGTTAGAAGCAATGATGTGGGCTTGGTAGGATGCGATGCCTGAAGAAGAATTTTTATCCAACTATAgcagatgaagaagatgaaggtGTAACAAGTTTAGACAGAAAATCTCAAATTGTTACTGAATGCTTGACGATTATACTGCTGCTAGCTATTGTATACAAACATGGGCATGCATATTTTCTGAGCAAGTTCGATGCTGAGAGtatctctccttttttttttgggttgttggCCTTTACTATAGGATCCCCAACCTCATAAAGTAGTTGTTGAAAACTTGATTGATTTGAAATTTCGAATATTGTCCAGTCCACACCTGGTCATTGACGACAGTTTACTGAAGTTAGATTAACAAATTGAGCCCCTGCGCTCAGTTGAGTGTTTAGTAGCTAATCCTTATTCAACTTGTAACCTTTTCTTAAGTTTGATTAGAGAACTCTTGATATCCCACCCTTTGTCCCCAAAATCACTTAGCAGTAGTAGCCATAGCAGATtgacaaaaaaccaaaaaaaaagtagcCATAGTAGGACGGGCTTCCAACCAATAATAATTAGTTGAACAGACAGCTATACTAAACCGACCAAAATTTTATACTTGTGTAACTTTTTACGTGTATAATAACAACTTTCTCCAGAAAAAAGGAACAGATGAGCCTGATCGATGCCCCAAATCCTGTTTAATCAAATATCATAATTGTATCAGTTCGGAAAATGGAGTATGATGTCCCTGGAAAGCTTGCGACTTCTtgaaagagggggaaaaaatATTGCATCCCCTGTCAAGAGAATTGatgtttcaagaaaagttgaaacACATGCCCCATAAACgaataagggaaaaaaaaataaaaattctacGCGCAGTTTGCATTTTCGAAGGTTAGGTAGGAGTAAATTTTATCTAGATGCTCTTGTCTAAATTTTACTACTAAGTAGTATTTAATTTGAGGCTGTTAATTAACCTTTGAGGTACAATTAAATATTCTTAAACTAGAGAGGCCACATTTAGGGATGGCgatgggggcgggtgcccgcggggggctcacggggcgggggttggggcgggggcgggggggaattttttccccccgcttagaaacggggcgggggagtatacccccgccccatcccccgccccgccacccgcaaaaaaaaaaaaaaaaaaaaaaaaaaaaaaatatatatatatatatatatatatatataaatgactatatattatatgtaagttaattagttataaacttatgataatgatattattagttagatgtattatataatgtatattagtttatgtaatataattgatattatcaattatatgaataattatacacgtctactaatagaatttattaattagttatactaaatttactaatacatttatactaaatttctaattacacttaatagaataacacttttttctcaaaaaaaaagcacaaacacaatgatgaattagtgattgcatttgtactaaaagtgaaaatttgactattttagttatatttatttcatcatattggattgtattcaaataacttctgtttgattgtttttatgagtttcaattgtaaaattacaatgaataataatttggtgatgtgttgatattttagtacttgattatttattaaaaattaattataataaaattatataataaaattttattaaccccgcgggggaagcggggcaaggcggggcgggggcggggcggggggagcgggaggcgggggacggggggaactaataggcaacggggcgggggacgggggaggggtcccccgccccaaccccgccccgttgccatccctagccACATTTGACAGCTTCCAATCATTTTGCTGCATCTCTTGACTCTGCATCCGTATCAGGCACAAGTCCGTCTCCCTCTCCATCGGATGGGGCTGCAGCCGCCGCTACTGCTGCATTGATTATGTGCTTGAAGGCCTCACAACGGCACTTCTCGTCCATTTTCTTGAACTGCCAACAGCAGGGCAAAACTGCTAGTTCAGTTGGCCACTTTTGAGATATAGCCTTTAAGCAGAAGCTAAATTCTGGGCTCTCTTGGATGATCACGTCCTTGCACTGGTCACTTTCATCGCCTTCGCCCCAAATCGTCATAGTTGAATCAGGCAAGCGGATAGATGTAGAGATCAGAGAAGAAGTGATGTATAAAGATAACAAGAGGGAAGTGATGTTGGTGGGGTTGTATTTCAGGATTGAAACTCGAAACTGAACGGTGCTGAGCTTCATTCTTTGAAAGTAGCTTGGACGTTTGAAGCTTCCGCGTAACTGATTATTGATGCCACGACAGAAAATCTAAGGAGATGTGGGAACTGATCAGATCAAAGATgtgggaacaaaaaaaaaagagaagagtgAGACTTCTGAGTAAAACGAATGCAAGAGGCAGACAACCTCTGAAAGAGATCCAGAATTTGGAATCTGGGAATGGGTTGAATACCAAAAGGAAGCTGCACGAGGAAAATAAACTCCTCTCCCCAAGTATAATATTCCTTAGTGAaacaaaaaataggaaaaattatatgaaaaaagtaaaaaaaattttggagaatATCTTTGTGGTAGAAGCCTTGAAAAAGGTTAAAATTTCATAAGTACAAGAGACAGCTTTCACTATTGAGGGTAGAGTGGAAGATGAGGAGAAGAAGGAGCGCTGGTGCTTCATTGGCATATATGCCAGTTGTGTCTACTAAATAAGAAGAAGATAATGGGAAGTaataaatagaagaaaattaGGCTGGGGGAAAAATGGATTATCATGAGAGATTTCAATGATATAACTTCAAATGATGAGAAATGGAGCAAAAGGAATAGAGATGATAGAAGCTTCCAAGACTTTAGGAAGTTCATAAATGATAATTAGCTGGTGGATGTTGGTTTTGAGGGGAAGCCATGGATGTGGTGTAATAATTGGTATGGGAATGGAGAAGTGAAAGAAAGAATTGATAGGGGATTATGCACTTCAAAATGGTCACAATACTTTAACGAAGTCAACTGTAAGCACATTGAGTCCCATGCCTCAGATCACAGTATGCTGATACTTGAAACTTAgaaggaaagaaggaaaaggaaaaaagattccaatttgataaaaggaGGCTCCAACATAATGAGGTTGAGGGGATGGTCAAAGAGGCATGGAACATCCCCTGCGAAGGAACAAGATGGTTTAAAGTGACCCAGAAAATTAAAAGATACAAAATTGAGTTATTGAAAAGAAGCAGCTGCAAGAAAAGGAATTCCTTTGAAAGGATCAAATGGTGCAAAAACCAACTTGAGGACATTAAGGCAACAAATGCTGAAAATGAAAGACAACAAGTACAGAATATTAAGACAATTGAAAGTGGCCtatgatgatgatgaaactTACTGGAACCAGAAATCTAAACTGAGATGGCTGAAAGAGGGAGATAAGAATACTCAATTTTTTCATGCAATAGTAAAGGGGAGGAGAAAGAGAAACAGATTACAGAAATTAAGAAAGCCTAATGGAGAATGGATTGTGAATGAAGAAGAGGTGGGAAGAGAAATAACTACTTGTTATGAGCAGCTGTTTAAGTCTTCAGCTATTGGGGAGTTAGAGGAGATCTTAGATGGAATTCCTGTATTGTAACTGAACAAATGAATAAGAAATTGACTaaaaaagtgaaagaaaatgaaattaagGCTGTCTTCTTCTCTATGGATCCTAACAAGGCTCCTGGTAGTGATGGCATGTCTCCTTTATTCTTCCAAAGATTCTGGAGTATTATTAAGCAGGATCTGGTAAATGCAATCCAAGGTTTTTTCCACCACAGTGTCATTCTTAAAGTTATAAATCATACTGTCATATCCTTGATTCTAAAAGTTGAATGTCTCACAGAGATTAAATAGTATTGACCTATCAGCCTCTGCCAAGTGATCTATAAAGCAATAGCTAAAATTTTTGTCAATAGACTAAAGCCTTTTCTCAATAGGTGTATCAGCAAAAATCAATTAGCGTTTGTTCCAAACAGACAAATAATAGATAATATTATTTTGCCTCATGAATTAATGCACTTCCTCAAAAATAAAAGGCATGGAAAAGTAGGATTTATGGTTGTGAAACTGGATATGTCCAAAGCCTACGACAGGATGgaatgaaaatttttgaaggcTATTATGAAAAAAATGGGATTCTGCTCCACTTGGATAGGCTGGATTTCATCTTACATCAGCTCAGTAACTTACTCCTTCAACGTTAATAGTGACAGGATCCTCTAGAGGCATAAGGCAAGGGATCCTCTCTCTCCTTATCTGTTTCTGATGTGTTCAGAGGGGTTTTCTAATCTTTTACAGAAATCAATGCAAGGAAAGGAGTTGACATGATTAAAAATTAGTTGAGGGTCACCTGCAATCACTCACTTGTTCTTTGCAGCCGACTCATTGGTGTTCTGTAAAGCAAATGCTCAAGAAGTTAAGAGACTAATGAAGATCCTCAAGATGTATGAAGAGGCAACGGGATAGCTCATCAACATGAAAAAACCCTTAGTATTTTTTAGCAAGAACACAGATCAAACAGTGAGGAATGAAGTCTGTCAAGCTATGGGGTCAATTCAACAGGTAGAACAAGATACATACCTTGGGCTGCCTATGATCATCACAAGGTTTAAAgagcaagtgtttggatttatAAGGAATTCCATATATAAGAAACTGCAGGGTTGGAAAAATAATCTATTGAGCTAGACAGGGAAGAAGATAATGCTTAAAGCAGTGGCAATGACCATGCCAACTTATACTATGTCTGGCTTCAGGTTACACACCAAATTATGCAGAGAAATTAGTTCTAAAATAGCAGACTATTGGTGGGGTGATACAGATGGAAAGAAAAAGATGCACTGGATAGGTTGGAAGAAAATGACAGAGAATAAGGATACAGGAGGAATGGGATTCAAAGATTTGCAAATGTTCAATAAAGCTTTACTGGTAAAACAAGTATGAAAGTTAATTACACAACCAAACTTGTTAGTCAATAAAGTTTTAAAGGATAAATATTATCCCAAACAGTTAATCTTCAACTGTGAAGTGCCTAAGTATGCCTCTTGGATCTGGCAAAATATTTCAGCTTCTCAGAAAGGAAATACAAGAAggaattagaagaaaaattgaTAATGGTAGAGGAACGAGAATTTGGGACGACAACTGGATTCCAGACAGGCCATCTGGGAAACCAACATCTGTTAAGCCACAAGGATGTCAACTAAATCATGTCTCAGAAATGATAATCAACCACAGATAGAATAGAGTTCTTGTCCTCAAAACCTTTAGTTCACAAGATGCAGAGAGAATTCTGAGCATACTAATAAGTGTAACAGGTAAAGAAGACAGCTACTATTGGATGTACTCTCAGAATGGCCAATATATTGTCCAGTCTGGCTACAAGAGATGGATGAAGGAAAAGAATCAGGTATGCACAGAAAGAAGAGAGGAGGCTGGATCAAGCTATGAAGGCACCATCACTAAGGTCTGGAAATCACTGTGAAAGCAAAATATgagtcaaaaaatgaaagttttcaTTTGGAAATATTTGCATAGTGCCCTTCTAGTAAGAGAATTAATTTACAGAAGAACAAACCAAGGGAATCCCATACATGCAGGATGtggagaaaggaaagaaacaatTGAACACCTATTGCTTTAATGTAAGAAAGCtaagaaaatttggaaaatggctcCAGTTCAGTGGAATGGCTTAGAACATCTTTCTGATTGCTTCCTAAAATGGTGGTTAGCAATTATAGAAGCCCAGGAAAGCAGAGGGGAAGAGGATCATGTGAATCTCACCATCAACATTCTCTGGTAAATATGGAAAGTTAGGAATGataggaagttcaaccaaaaggaaaagaagcctCACAGGATAATTGAGAAGGTCTCAAAGGATTGGACAGAGTTTGAAGAAGCTAACAAAGGGAAGGAATCAAAGAACACTCAGGAAATAGAAGTACAGCACAAGATTGACCATGATCATAATGAAGGCCTCACGAGAATGTTGTTCAAGATCTATATCCAACAAGACAAACGTCAATCAACTGTGGGGATAGGAATCATAGCTACAGACAATATTGGCCAACTACAAGCAGCTTGAGCACTTAGAGAAAAAATGTCAGGTGATCCATTACAAGATCAAGCAGAAGCTGTGAGACTAGCTCTATTGAAAGCCGTCAACCAAGGCTGGAGGAACATTAAAGTGGAGCTGGATAACAACAAACTTGTGGGATATATAATGAAATCAAGACACAACAACGAACGGGCTGCTACACTAATTGAGGATATTCAGTCCATTTGTAATTTGTTTCATCAATGCTCTTTCGCATTTGCTAACTCAGGAAAAATAGATAGTATTAAGCTGAGTTTTTATGCTGGTAACATCTGGTTAGATGAAGAATGAGTAAATCCTAATCTTAGATGCTAGTACATCAATGAATATTGTAGGACCGTTGTTCCTTTTGTTTGGACCCTTGTTCAGTTATTATAACGTTTTTACGATGAAATATAAAGCTAACGTttcgattaaaaaaaaaagacagaaaaTTTAAGGGCGAATTTTGGCAGCATTTGGTTCAGATTAAGTATGAAACTTATTAAAGAGCTTCAAGTGTACGTTGATGGTCCTCGTGTCGTAAGCTTCAACATCCACTGGAGGTCTGGAGCAAAACAAAGTCAAtcaatgttttatagtttttacGCATATCGAAACCAACAAACATCCACTGCTGCATTAGTCAACCCGATCCGACTTAAATTCGTCCAATCGGCCTGATGACAGCATATGGGTCGAAGAAACCAAATATGGCCTGGAAATGGATCATTTAGGCCCTGGATGCCCGTTAGGCCTAGAAgtggaattttcttttttgctttttagaaTTCATGTTCTCTTGAAGATAACATGAATCATCCGAATGAAGAGTCAATAACCACCCAATCCGTTGACAAGAAGATGTACATACACAAAATTCTAACTCATCACGACCACTCTTCTTGACAAGTGAAAAGTACCAACCAAATCTTTTCTCaaatgttttgcatttcatcaGAGTTTTACAAAAGCTACAACTTAGCTCGCTCCACACGAGCAATACACCCACCACCCTTATATGAATATGGTATAAGAATAAGAATATTGAGGAGGTGTgacaagaataaaaaaaaaaatttcttccaaacgcATTTTCAATCAAATGCATCCGTGCCGTGGTGGGATGTGTACACAATTGATAATACCCTTAAGACTGTACCGATAGAAAAATGTACAATTGACACTCTAATCTAAACCAAACTGCAGACTGCAATTTCATCTGCTCTTTCTTGAAAATGCTCAAAAGTATACGGCACGGATATTTATGCCTTCTGAATATCAAAACTATTGTTGCATGCACTATCATGGCTTCTTGGCCTGCAGTGACATCAATCCAAGCATAAGCAAAGGAATTATAAAGCAGAAAATGAGTGTAGGGCACCCTCCTGCGATAACCCCTAAATGTTCACAACCAAAAACCCAAATACTAGATCCAACAAATACATGAAGCTAACTTTTTAAGTATCATACCTTCTTCAGATACTTCTTGTGAAGTTTCATAGCACCAGTACAGGCCTTCTTTGCATCTAAGTTTCCAGTCATGTCGTTCAGAATCTGAGAAAGGCAATGAAAAAGAAAGTAATCATTTACTTGAAGCCGTACTGGTGCCGTAATAGTAATAGTAATCATTGACTTGAAGAGATATAAATTGACAATGTTCTGTCCTAAGCCCGTATGGAAGTAAAGGCAAAAATGATGCCCAAGGTTGGATGGAGAGATCATGATGATGAACATAGAGGACAATCTATCCCAACATTCCAACTTATCTCCAGCTCCAACACACTATGAGTAGCTTAAAGCTAATTCCAGCCCTCACAAGTGTCTGGTCAGAGTCAATCATAAAACATTCGGGAAGAGTGCACCAACACCTAAAGAATTTCTGAATCTCGCAAAGAGTCAATATACTATTAGCATGAATCAAGTTACAGATATTTTCGGTTTGGT
The DNA window shown above is from Coffea arabica cultivar ET-39 chromosome 5e, Coffea Arabica ET-39 HiFi, whole genome shotgun sequence and carries:
- the LOC113689001 gene encoding COBRA-like protein 10 → MRSKGMKITWNVVVAYLVLILFYHGLVICEAQDGLGLGLGGDSSGDGDGDGVAAPPPPGLDSCNGVYLSYSFDGREKIYPHVKNASAQAYSFTSILSLINTGSVELKAWQVKVGFQYNELLVSTDGGVLVGESEMPVSVGKNGTIFAGYPMTDLKTAIETAGDTTQIQVQVQIKGTMFGLKKGTPMPKNIKLLNDGYKCPPAKRQGSYMSVCCMRDPKFKVKIIKTRFSPRQYGDLNMVYDVLQAYQNKYFAQVTIDNNSPLGRLDHWNLTWNWMKNEFIYSMKGAYTHKRDPYDCIYGPQGQYYQDFDFSTVMSCSSRPIISDLPREKKDDDKVGKLPYCCKNGTLLPSVMNETESRAIFQLEVFKLPPDIQNKTSITPPQNWNITGVLNPTYKCGPPVRVDPSEFPDPSGLDSTTAAIASWQVTCNITRPKTKAAKCCVSYSAYYADSVIPCNTCACGCGETSRCDANAQALTLPPEALLVPFTNRTATAKAWAHLKKHKLPLKLPCPDNCGVSINWHIDSDYNTGFAARMTLFNWGENIFANWFAAIQMKKAYPGYEKVYSFNGTKLPDLNDIIFMQGLPGLNYLVGEVNGTHPTSPRVPGKQQSVISFSKKHTPHLNIAAGDGFPTKVIFNGEECALPTRLPQRSDGKRRSTLSFLPAIFIAIITFLLLADL